A portion of the Shewanella sp. SNU WT4 genome contains these proteins:
- the ampD gene encoding 1,6-anhydro-N-acetylmuramyl-L-alanine amidase AmpD, with protein MINHKKNAATLGLLWQDGWYLAASKRASPFFNARPQGDVSLGQVNLSEVSLLVIHHISLPAGEFSGHFVDDLFMGALDCKAHPSFAELNGLEVSAHFFIRRDGELIQYVSCDDRAWHAGVSCFDGRDNCNDFAIGIELEGTGETAYTAAQYRQLIKLTNDITVAYPKITVDRICGHSDIAPGRKHDPGASFDWIGYRQGLQASR; from the coding sequence ATGATTAATCACAAAAAAAATGCAGCAACTCTTGGGTTACTTTGGCAAGACGGTTGGTATTTAGCGGCCAGTAAACGGGCGTCGCCGTTTTTTAATGCGCGCCCGCAAGGTGACGTGAGCTTAGGGCAGGTGAATTTAAGTGAAGTGAGCTTATTAGTCATTCATCACATTAGCCTGCCCGCAGGGGAATTTAGTGGTCACTTTGTCGATGACTTATTTATGGGAGCCTTAGATTGCAAGGCCCACCCAAGCTTTGCTGAGCTAAACGGCCTTGAAGTGTCAGCCCATTTTTTTATTCGCCGTGATGGTGAGCTTATTCAATACGTGAGCTGCGATGACAGAGCTTGGCATGCGGGTGTGTCTTGTTTCGATGGCCGTGACAATTGTAACGATTTTGCCATAGGTATTGAGCTTGAAGGCACAGGGGAAACTGCTTATACCGCGGCGCAATATCGACAACTAATTAAATTAACTAATGACATAACAGTGGCTTATCCAAAAATAACTGTGGATAGAATTTGTGGGCATAGCGATATTGCGCCAGGGCGTAAACATGATCCAGGTGCCAGTTTTGATTGGATTGGCTACCGACAAGGCTTGCAAGCGTCAAGATAG
- a CDS encoding prepilin-type N-terminal cleavage/methylation domain-containing protein produces the protein MKAINKTKGFTLIELMIVVAIIGILAAIALPAYKDYVTSAEGSAAMKGITAYAQKIQACHQTAIGCEGIKAEVEKNKKFKALTAELKKDTSMELVWTESKCVLKAEFDGAGGVTFTMTGAAADLELCKKGAGLSAAAAAG, from the coding sequence ATGAAAGCGATTAACAAAACCAAGGGTTTTACCCTGATTGAACTGATGATAGTAGTAGCCATTATCGGTATTCTGGCCGCCATCGCGCTGCCCGCGTATAAAGACTATGTCACAAGTGCGGAAGGTAGTGCAGCAATGAAAGGCATTACCGCTTACGCCCAAAAAATCCAAGCTTGTCACCAAACAGCTATTGGCTGCGAAGGCATTAAAGCTGAAGTTGAAAAAAATAAAAAATTTAAAGCTCTAACGGCTGAACTTAAAAAAGATACTTCGATGGAATTGGTGTGGACTGAATCGAAATGCGTCTTAAAAGCTGAGTTTGATGGTGCAGGTGGGGTAACCTTTACCATGACGGGTGCAGCCGCTGATCTCGAATTATGTAAAAAAGGCGCAGGCTTATCAGCAGCAGCAGCAGCAGGCTAA
- the ampE gene encoding beta-lactamase regulator AmpE, with translation MALFSFLVAILVERFKVLPLSLQLDRLLNRYHLSLFGDKQVRNLGLLALALVLPSVTVALLLYAVQGMFWGALSLTLWVLVAILCFSHLDQRQIFKRYIQAACRGDIQACYHYAGQLDCSECLDAINSRDLGLKVGQSVAWINYRFYGAIALFFIFLGPVGAVFYCTVRFYDEQRRRRQLNLPLVAQLLFVLDWLPSRLFSFGFSLCGEFNRGFSVWRQLAINPKVSARQLVAETAMAAQVLAFNEVEDDEQTTESHHQDASCLELEPTLAMLALSKRNFILLVVVLSLLTIFGVVN, from the coding sequence ATGGCTCTGTTTTCTTTTTTGGTTGCTATCTTGGTCGAGCGTTTCAAGGTGCTGCCTTTATCGCTGCAATTAGACAGGTTACTTAATCGGTATCATTTGTCCTTGTTTGGCGATAAACAAGTCCGCAATCTAGGGCTGTTGGCATTAGCCTTAGTGCTGCCAAGTGTGACTGTGGCTTTGCTGCTCTATGCCGTGCAAGGCATGTTTTGGGGCGCGCTCTCATTAACCTTGTGGGTGCTGGTGGCGATTTTATGTTTTAGCCATTTAGATCAACGCCAAATATTTAAGCGTTATATTCAAGCGGCTTGCCGCGGCGATATACAAGCTTGTTATCACTATGCGGGCCAGTTAGATTGCAGCGAATGCTTAGATGCCATTAATAGTCGCGATCTCGGCTTAAAGGTGGGGCAGAGCGTTGCTTGGATCAATTACCGTTTTTATGGCGCCATTGCTTTATTCTTTATTTTCTTAGGGCCTGTGGGCGCAGTGTTTTATTGCACTGTACGTTTTTATGACGAGCAGCGCCGCCGACGCCAGCTTAATTTACCTTTAGTGGCGCAATTGTTATTTGTGCTGGATTGGTTGCCTAGCCGCCTGTTTTCTTTTGGCTTCTCTTTGTGCGGTGAATTTAATCGCGGCTTTAGTGTATGGCGCCAGTTAGCGATCAACCCTAAAGTCAGTGCGCGGCAGTTAGTGGCTGAAACTGCCATGGCAGCGCAAGTGTTAGCGTTTAATGAGGTGGAAGATGATGAACAAACAACGGAAAGTCATCATCAAGATGCCAGTTGTTTAGAGCTCGAACCTACCTTAGCTATGCTCGCGTTGAGTAAACGCAACTTTATCTTGTTAGTAGTGGTGTTATCTTTGCTAACGATTTTTGGGGTGGTTAACTAG
- the nadC gene encoding carboxylating nicotinate-nucleotide diphosphorylase: MLENDIRLSVKQALDEDLGLAAHLGSDNPLDHDITAQLIPADKYAEATLITREDGVFCGKAWAEQVFNQLGGDVALHWHVDDGDLVIANQVLCEFSGPARAILTGERTAMNFIQTLSGVASLTKRYVDKLSGTHTRLLDTRKTIPGLRTAQKYAVTCGGGKNHRIGLFDAFLIKENHIMACGGIAAAIKAARAVDATKPVEVEVENLDELTQALNGGADIIMLDNFEVSQMLDAVAINQGFIAQGQHTKLEVSGNVTLDTITAYANTGVDFISVGALTKHVRALDLSLRLKS, encoded by the coding sequence ATGTTGGAAAATGATATTCGCCTTAGCGTTAAACAGGCGCTCGATGAAGATTTAGGCTTAGCCGCTCATCTTGGCAGCGATAACCCACTGGATCACGATATTACCGCCCAATTAATCCCTGCTGACAAGTACGCCGAAGCCACTTTAATTACCCGTGAAGATGGCGTGTTTTGCGGCAAAGCGTGGGCCGAGCAAGTGTTTAATCAACTGGGCGGCGATGTTGCCTTGCACTGGCATGTGGATGATGGTGATTTAGTTATCGCCAACCAAGTGCTATGCGAATTCAGTGGTCCAGCCCGCGCGATTTTAACCGGCGAGCGCACCGCCATGAACTTTATTCAAACCTTAAGCGGCGTTGCTAGCTTAACTAAGCGGTATGTCGATAAGCTAAGCGGCACCCACACTCGCTTACTTGATACCCGTAAAACCATACCTGGGCTTAGAACCGCGCAAAAATATGCAGTGACCTGCGGCGGCGGTAAAAACCATAGAATCGGTTTATTTGATGCTTTCCTTATTAAAGAGAACCACATCATGGCATGCGGTGGTATTGCCGCGGCGATTAAAGCGGCGCGCGCAGTCGATGCCACTAAGCCTGTGGAAGTGGAAGTGGAAAACTTAGATGAGCTCACGCAAGCCCTAAATGGCGGCGCCGATATTATCATGCTCGATAATTTTGAAGTGAGCCAAATGCTTGATGCTGTGGCTATCAATCAAGGCTTTATCGCCCAAGGGCAACACACTAAGCTTGAAGTGTCAGGCAATGTCACCTTAGATACCATCACAGCTTATGCCAATACTGGGGTGGATTTTATCTCGGTCGGTGCGCTCACTAAGCATGTGCGCGCCCTTGACTTATCACTGCGCCTAAAAAGCTAA